From a region of the Drosophila virilis strain 15010-1051.87 chromosome 3, Dvir_AGI_RSII-ME, whole genome shotgun sequence genome:
- the ssp2 gene encoding myb-like protein P isoform X2, producing the protein MDILDIDEALKDDSYIFLADKTHDDISNILQQWKTNNQQQSQMQPQLHSQPNNEQAYKLNSKTFTRPKRRSQAAANLETQFTHVSQTQNNTSPTTNSGSLMLSLEIGGLVTNMHKSFLQDTSPPSSICTSISNGCMNSSLISSADFTNLNFLQSINSLEPTESDPADHNLTTTATLINEGGYTLSDMIRDRKVLESLSMSGDGTLIKDSHIGQIDDISLTTLSKTASGCSTMDNSTDSVSMPNEIQVQAQAHAHAQPQLCTTMVLSEEMIGDTTFSLVDSLTSRTTTESMCEGETTSTFKRPTAINTAVLNETQLLAGRQINSTFTENCHTPEAARCDTPENLENKLPSVQMQSTPLTTASGRSQYKSNNNNNSNKPLSYTPTLKGRDEVINISPIVDSTTPYKSRQQLNHTYEPPTAILKDLQLEVAPDSFDSQQFVANTMQLLEQIEQPTLDATYKKSEEHRQMQCVMDLAEAEVELLAQQGDEEQFEHMLAELGKVNALNAEQLKMQKSLDSIKRRFHKDEEPYIQPDQQQQIVDLQHVTPPSSQSQLTSSHSQSSSSSERLLSRRSRLYDDVNLTAMHNSDTSNASCNSTSFIVHRREEEPTKKTEVYTPLHETDKQEADMEVEKQEAVDSKSSSYKVTGRRNRDRERFKTIKITKEMRARDEELGNIVVPCIDDEEPQNEPLDTVKSEDRQESFHRRLSRLDQTSLSNINDVDNNTVSGSNYLTYKKPKEKSLLMHQQQHQQPQPALAESGQNARPQPRSLSRPRYISGLQKLSTVSKATSAGAGLNATTLANSNATTTESVPKASDFEGLKSPMGIKSKSFHNLSSNISGLVSAGGTVDALAPRPSLGGALRRPSVQVSKLTNLFRATQQHEDGGSVFKVPKLVSGLRAPTNAAVKRTVGNGLARPSSGYYSLSVKAAGESETPESLSSASSRGSLYGKDTKPNDPFDTQALSLKLTQVTTGATGIPKPSGLRQPTQMKRSGLPRPSSILRR; encoded by the exons aCGCATGTGTCCCaaacacaaaataatacatCGCCCACGACAAATTCAGGATCGCTGATGCTTAGTCTAGAAATTGGAGGACTTGTAACCAACATGCATAAATCCTTTCTGCAGGACACTTCTCCACCATCGTCTATCTGTACATCTATAAGCAACGGATGCATGAATAGTTCACTTATCAGCTCCGCTGATTTTACAAATCTTAACTTTCTGCAATCGATTAACAGTCTGGAACCAACGGAGTCGGATCCAGCAGATCATAATCTGACAACGACGGCAACGCTGATCAATGAGGGGGGCTACACGCTGAGCGACATGATAAGGGACCGCAAAGTTCTTGAATCACTGAGCATGTCTGGTGATGGCACGTTAATTAAGGATTCACATATTGGCCAGATCGATGACATATCATTGACGACGCTAAGCAAAACTGCTTCCGGTTGCAGCACAATGGATAACAGCACAGACAGTGTGTCCATGCCAAATGAAATCCAGGTGCAAGCACAAGCACATGCACATGCCCAGCCGCAGTTGTGCACAACTATGGTGTTGAGTGAGGAGATGATTGGCGATACCACATTCAGTCTGGTAGACAGCTTAACATCGCGTACAACCACAGAATCGATGTGTGAGGGGGAGACAACTTCCACGTTTAAACGACCAACGGCCATAAACACTGCAGTGTTAAATGAAACACAGCTCCTTGCAGGGCGACAGATTAACAGCACCTTCACTGAAAACTGTCATACGCCCGAGGCAGCCCGCTGTGATACACCTGAGaatcttgaaaacaaattgcCATCTGTCCAAATGCAATCCACACCCCTGACCACAGCAAGTGGTCGTTCTCaatacaaaagcaacaataataataatagcaataagCCGCTAAGCTATACGCCTACACTGAAAGGTCGTGACGAAGTAATAAACATATCTCCGATTGTGGATAGCACTACGCCTTACAAAAGCCGACAACAGCTCAACCACACCTATGAACCACCAACAGCAATATTAAAGGATCTTCAGCTTGAGGTGGCGCCTGACAGTTTTGACAGCCAACAGTTTGTGGCAAATACAATGCAGTTGCTCGAGCAAATCGAACAGCCTACCTTAGATGCAACCTACAAAAAGTCGGAAGAGCATAGGCAAATGCAGTGTGTCATGGATCTGGCCGAGGCTGAGGTGGAGCTGCTCGCTCAACAGGGTGATGAAGAGCAATTTGAGCATATGCTGGCCGAGCTTGGAAAAGTAAATGCTCTTAATGCAGAGCAGctgaaaatgcaaaaatcaCTGGACAGTATAAAGCGTCGTTTTCATAAAGATGAGGAGCCTTACATTCAGcctgaccagcagcagcagatagTGGATCTACAGCATGTTACGCCCCCATCGTCGCAGTCACAATTAACAAGCAGTCATAGTCAATCTTCCAGCAGCAGTGAGCGACTGCTCAGCCGACGTAGTCGCCTCTATGACGATGTCAATTTGACCGCAATGCATAACAGCGATACCAGCAATGCCAGTTGCAATTCTACTTCGTTCATTGTTCATCGACGAGAAGAGGAGCCAACCAAAAAAACCGAGGTCTACACCCCACTTCATGAGACGGACAAGCAGGAAGCGGACATGGAAGTGGAAAAACAGGAGGCTGTAGACTCCAAGTCTTCCAGCTACAAGGTCACAGGGCGACGTAATAGAGATCGAGAACGGTtcaaaactatcaaaataACTAAAGAAATGCGTGCACGCGACGAGGAGCTGGGAAACATTGTTGTGCCTTGTATTGATGATGAAGAGCCGCAGAATGAACCATTGGATACAGTAAAATCTGAGGATCGACAGGAGTCATTTCATAGACGTCTTTCACGACTCGATCAGACATCTCTCAGCAACATAAACGATGTGGACAACAATACCGTCTCCGGCAGTAATTACTTGACTTACAAGAAGCCAAAGGAGAAATCGTTGCTGatgcatcaacagcagcatcagcagccccAACCAGCATTAGCCGAATCGGGCCAGAATGCACGGCCACAGCCGCGCTCGCTATCTCGACCGCGGTACATCAGCGGCTTGCAAAAGCTCAGTACTGTGAGCAAAGCAACTTCCGCTGGCGCTGGTCTAAACGCAACAACATTAGCAAACTCAAATGCAACAACGACAGAATCTGTGCCAAAAGCTAGTGACTTTGAAGGGCTAAAAAGTCCAATGGGCATTAAGTCGAAATCATTTCACAATTTGTCCTCAAACATTAGCGGGCTTGTGAGTGCTGGCGGTACTGTAGATGCGTTGGCGCCTCGACCTAGTTTGGGTGGCGCCTTGAGACGACCCAGCGTCCAAGTAAGCAAGCTGACAAATCTGTTTCGAGCAACCCAACAGCACGAG GATGGAGGTTCCGTATTTAAAGTGCCCAAGTTAGTCAGCGGATTACGTGCACCGACGAATGCGGCTGTTAAGCGAACTGTGGGCAATGGACTCGCCCGACCTTCGTCCGGATATTATAGTCTGAGCGTGAAAGCAGCTGGGGAATCTGAAACACCCGAG AGCCTGTCTTCTGCATCGTCGCGTGGCAGCCTGTATGGCAAGGACACAAAACCAAACGACCCTTTTGATACACAGGCGCTTAGCTTGAAGCTCACACAGGTGACAACCGGTGCAACGGGCATACCTAAGCCATCGGGTCTGCGGCAACCGACACAAATGAAACGCAGTGGATTGCCGCGACCATCAAGCATACTAAGGCGTTGA
- the ssp2 gene encoding myb-like protein P isoform X1 — protein sequence MDILDIDEALKDDSYIFLADKTHDDISNILQQWKTNNQQQSQMQPQLHSQPNNEQAYKLNSKTFTRPKRRSQAAANLETQFTHVSQTQNNTSPTTNSGSLMLSLEIGGLVTNMHKSFLQDTSPPSSICTSISNGCMNSSLISSADFTNLNFLQSINSLEPTESDPADHNLTTTATLINEGGYTLSDMIRDRKVLESLSMSGDGTLIKDSHIGQIDDISLTTLSKTASGCSTMDNSTDSVSMPNEIQVQAQAHAHAQPQLCTTMVLSEEMIGDTTFSLVDSLTSRTTTESMCEGETTSTFKRPTAINTAVLNETQLLAGRQINSTFTENCHTPEAARCDTPENLENKLPSVQMQSTPLTTASGRSQYKSNNNNNSNKPLSYTPTLKGRDEVINISPIVDSTTPYKSRQQLNHTYEPPTAILKDLQLEVAPDSFDSQQFVANTMQLLEQIEQPTLDATYKKSEEHRQMQCVMDLAEAEVELLAQQGDEEQFEHMLAELGKVNALNAEQLKMQKSLDSIKRRFHKDEEPYIQPDQQQQIVDLQHVTPPSSQSQLTSSHSQSSSSSERLLSRRSRLYDDVNLTAMHNSDTSNASCNSTSFIVHRREEEPTKKTEVYTPLHETDKQEADMEVEKQEAVDSKSSSYKVTGRRNRDRERFKTIKITKEMRARDEELGNIVVPCIDDEEPQNEPLDTVKSEDRQESFHRRLSRLDQTSLSNINDVDNNTVSGSNYLTYKKPKEKSLLMHQQQHQQPQPALAESGQNARPQPRSLSRPRYISGLQKLSTVSKATSAGAGLNATTLANSNATTTESVPKASDFEGLKSPMGIKSKSFHNLSSNISGLVSAGGTVDALAPRPSLGGALRRPSVQVSKLTNLFRATQQHEQDGGSVFKVPKLVSGLRAPTNAAVKRTVGNGLARPSSGYYSLSVKAAGESETPESLSSASSRGSLYGKDTKPNDPFDTQALSLKLTQVTTGATGIPKPSGLRQPTQMKRSGLPRPSSILRR from the exons aCGCATGTGTCCCaaacacaaaataatacatCGCCCACGACAAATTCAGGATCGCTGATGCTTAGTCTAGAAATTGGAGGACTTGTAACCAACATGCATAAATCCTTTCTGCAGGACACTTCTCCACCATCGTCTATCTGTACATCTATAAGCAACGGATGCATGAATAGTTCACTTATCAGCTCCGCTGATTTTACAAATCTTAACTTTCTGCAATCGATTAACAGTCTGGAACCAACGGAGTCGGATCCAGCAGATCATAATCTGACAACGACGGCAACGCTGATCAATGAGGGGGGCTACACGCTGAGCGACATGATAAGGGACCGCAAAGTTCTTGAATCACTGAGCATGTCTGGTGATGGCACGTTAATTAAGGATTCACATATTGGCCAGATCGATGACATATCATTGACGACGCTAAGCAAAACTGCTTCCGGTTGCAGCACAATGGATAACAGCACAGACAGTGTGTCCATGCCAAATGAAATCCAGGTGCAAGCACAAGCACATGCACATGCCCAGCCGCAGTTGTGCACAACTATGGTGTTGAGTGAGGAGATGATTGGCGATACCACATTCAGTCTGGTAGACAGCTTAACATCGCGTACAACCACAGAATCGATGTGTGAGGGGGAGACAACTTCCACGTTTAAACGACCAACGGCCATAAACACTGCAGTGTTAAATGAAACACAGCTCCTTGCAGGGCGACAGATTAACAGCACCTTCACTGAAAACTGTCATACGCCCGAGGCAGCCCGCTGTGATACACCTGAGaatcttgaaaacaaattgcCATCTGTCCAAATGCAATCCACACCCCTGACCACAGCAAGTGGTCGTTCTCaatacaaaagcaacaataataataatagcaataagCCGCTAAGCTATACGCCTACACTGAAAGGTCGTGACGAAGTAATAAACATATCTCCGATTGTGGATAGCACTACGCCTTACAAAAGCCGACAACAGCTCAACCACACCTATGAACCACCAACAGCAATATTAAAGGATCTTCAGCTTGAGGTGGCGCCTGACAGTTTTGACAGCCAACAGTTTGTGGCAAATACAATGCAGTTGCTCGAGCAAATCGAACAGCCTACCTTAGATGCAACCTACAAAAAGTCGGAAGAGCATAGGCAAATGCAGTGTGTCATGGATCTGGCCGAGGCTGAGGTGGAGCTGCTCGCTCAACAGGGTGATGAAGAGCAATTTGAGCATATGCTGGCCGAGCTTGGAAAAGTAAATGCTCTTAATGCAGAGCAGctgaaaatgcaaaaatcaCTGGACAGTATAAAGCGTCGTTTTCATAAAGATGAGGAGCCTTACATTCAGcctgaccagcagcagcagatagTGGATCTACAGCATGTTACGCCCCCATCGTCGCAGTCACAATTAACAAGCAGTCATAGTCAATCTTCCAGCAGCAGTGAGCGACTGCTCAGCCGACGTAGTCGCCTCTATGACGATGTCAATTTGACCGCAATGCATAACAGCGATACCAGCAATGCCAGTTGCAATTCTACTTCGTTCATTGTTCATCGACGAGAAGAGGAGCCAACCAAAAAAACCGAGGTCTACACCCCACTTCATGAGACGGACAAGCAGGAAGCGGACATGGAAGTGGAAAAACAGGAGGCTGTAGACTCCAAGTCTTCCAGCTACAAGGTCACAGGGCGACGTAATAGAGATCGAGAACGGTtcaaaactatcaaaataACTAAAGAAATGCGTGCACGCGACGAGGAGCTGGGAAACATTGTTGTGCCTTGTATTGATGATGAAGAGCCGCAGAATGAACCATTGGATACAGTAAAATCTGAGGATCGACAGGAGTCATTTCATAGACGTCTTTCACGACTCGATCAGACATCTCTCAGCAACATAAACGATGTGGACAACAATACCGTCTCCGGCAGTAATTACTTGACTTACAAGAAGCCAAAGGAGAAATCGTTGCTGatgcatcaacagcagcatcagcagccccAACCAGCATTAGCCGAATCGGGCCAGAATGCACGGCCACAGCCGCGCTCGCTATCTCGACCGCGGTACATCAGCGGCTTGCAAAAGCTCAGTACTGTGAGCAAAGCAACTTCCGCTGGCGCTGGTCTAAACGCAACAACATTAGCAAACTCAAATGCAACAACGACAGAATCTGTGCCAAAAGCTAGTGACTTTGAAGGGCTAAAAAGTCCAATGGGCATTAAGTCGAAATCATTTCACAATTTGTCCTCAAACATTAGCGGGCTTGTGAGTGCTGGCGGTACTGTAGATGCGTTGGCGCCTCGACCTAGTTTGGGTGGCGCCTTGAGACGACCCAGCGTCCAAGTAAGCAAGCTGACAAATCTGTTTCGAGCAACCCAACAGCACGAG CAGGATGGAGGTTCCGTATTTAAAGTGCCCAAGTTAGTCAGCGGATTACGTGCACCGACGAATGCGGCTGTTAAGCGAACTGTGGGCAATGGACTCGCCCGACCTTCGTCCGGATATTATAGTCTGAGCGTGAAAGCAGCTGGGGAATCTGAAACACCCGAG AGCCTGTCTTCTGCATCGTCGCGTGGCAGCCTGTATGGCAAGGACACAAAACCAAACGACCCTTTTGATACACAGGCGCTTAGCTTGAAGCTCACACAGGTGACAACCGGTGCAACGGGCATACCTAAGCCATCGGGTCTGCGGCAACCGACACAAATGAAACGCAGTGGATTGCCGCGACCATCAAGCATACTAAGGCGTTGA